The following are encoded together in the Bradyrhizobium algeriense genome:
- a CDS encoding DUF1236 domain-containing protein: MTKRFLISVAAATLIAGAGFANAQGTGTGRDSPSGGAATQQRGAAEDKSDMKSEQKSMGAEKSQRTEDQMKGGKDMKAEGREEKGMKAEGKEDRGGLKAEQKGDREQTTGQGTTPQRDQGRDQSTTQQRDQSTTQGREQTTPQKDQKAQGKEDRMQTQTQGGAAGKDTTTTGQAGAAGKLSSEQRTQITSAIKETRVEPVTNVNFSISVGTKVPRDVTFHTLPERVVTIYPEWRRYKYILVKEQIVIVDPNTYEIVAVLEA, encoded by the coding sequence ATGACTAAACGTTTTTTGATCTCGGTCGCCGCGGCGACTCTGATCGCTGGAGCCGGCTTCGCCAATGCGCAGGGAACCGGGACGGGCCGTGACTCGCCGTCGGGCGGTGCCGCAACCCAGCAGCGTGGCGCGGCAGAAGATAAGTCCGACATGAAGTCCGAGCAGAAGTCGATGGGCGCTGAAAAGAGCCAGCGCACTGAAGACCAGATGAAGGGCGGCAAGGACATGAAGGCGGAAGGCCGCGAAGAAAAGGGCATGAAAGCCGAGGGCAAGGAGGACCGCGGCGGCTTGAAGGCCGAACAAAAGGGTGATCGTGAGCAGACGACCGGCCAAGGCACGACCCCCCAACGTGACCAAGGCCGTGATCAGAGCACGACGCAGCAACGTGATCAGAGCACGACCCAAGGCCGCGAGCAGACTACGCCTCAGAAGGACCAGAAGGCCCAGGGCAAGGAAGACCGTATGCAGACTCAGACGCAGGGCGGAGCCGCGGGCAAAGACACGACCACGACGGGCCAGGCTGGCGCTGCCGGGAAGCTCTCGTCCGAGCAACGCACGCAGATCACCAGCGCGATCAAGGAGACCCGCGTTGAGCCGGTGACGAACGTGAACTTCTCGATTTCGGTCGGCACTAAGGTGCCGCGCGACGTGACCTTCCACACGCTGCCGGAGCGAGTGGTGACGATCTATCCGGAATGGCGGAGGTACAAGTACATCCTCGTCAAGGAGCAGATCGTGATTGTGGATCCGAACACCTACGAGATCGTGGCGGTTCTGGAGGCCTAA
- a CDS encoding CsbD family protein, translating into MDWNRIEGNWNEVKGKVKQNWAKLTDDDLTAINGRRDELEGRLQKRYGYAKDQARKDVDDWFSTLP; encoded by the coding sequence ATGGACTGGAACCGAATCGAAGGGAATTGGAACGAGGTCAAGGGCAAGGTCAAACAGAACTGGGCCAAACTGACGGACGATGACCTGACCGCCATCAACGGCCGGCGCGATGAGCTCGAAGGTCGGCTACAAAAGCGCTACGGCTACGCCAAGGATCAAGCCCGTAAGGACGTTGATGATTGGTTTTCGACATTGCCCTGA
- a CDS encoding PRC-barrel domain-containing protein — translation MARATAHPDHQCISSEDIHGTEVYGADGKNIGEIDHLIIDKVSGRVAYAVMSFGGFVGLGHSHYPIPWAALTYDTSLAGFRTSITEQQLKDAPEFSDDSWQDRDWETRTHRYYGMPTYWEGRGGL, via the coding sequence ATGGCCCGCGCTACAGCCCATCCGGATCATCAATGCATCTCAAGCGAAGACATTCATGGAACCGAGGTTTATGGAGCAGATGGAAAGAACATCGGTGAGATTGATCACCTTATTATCGACAAGGTGTCAGGTCGCGTGGCTTATGCCGTCATGAGCTTTGGCGGATTTGTTGGGTTAGGCCACAGCCATTATCCCATCCCCTGGGCCGCTCTGACATACGATACCTCGCTTGCTGGTTTTCGAACCAGTATCACCGAGCAGCAGCTGAAGGATGCGCCTGAGTTCAGTGATGACTCATGGCAGGATAGAGACTGGGAAACGCGCACCCACCGGTACTACGGGATGCCTACGTACTGGGAAGGGCGGGGCGGCTTATAA
- a CDS encoding DNA topoisomerase IB — protein MVEPPDSVQAIVDPRDAAESAGLRYVSDERPGIGRKKAGTGFSYRRPDGSRLIEPDALKWIRALAIPPAWTDVWICPFPDGHIQATGRDAKGRKQYRYHARFREVRESTKYEHVVAFAGMLPSIRETVREHMALRGLPREKVLATVVHLLETTLIRVGNDDYARQNSSYGLTTLKNRHVGVEGNEVRFRFTGKGGKQWSLRVRDRRVAKIIRACHELPGQELLQYIDEPGNCQDVTSTDVNEYLKAITGKDITAKDFRTWAGTVLAAMALSELESFDSAAQAKRNLRGAIEKVSARLGNTPTICRKCYIHPEVLNSYMDGNLVLEIKSQAESELRNAVVNLKPEEAAVLALLRGRLAKEAEQPASADPKLLSGKRRRPTTRGHVPCRRSRARNAPPAPSPNGDA, from the coding sequence CTGGTCGAGCCACCGGATAGCGTGCAGGCGATCGTCGACCCGCGGGATGCCGCCGAATCCGCGGGCCTGAGATATGTTTCCGACGAACGGCCCGGTATTGGGCGCAAGAAGGCGGGGACGGGATTCAGCTACAGACGACCCGACGGCTCGAGGCTCATCGAGCCTGACGCGCTGAAGTGGATAAGAGCACTCGCGATCCCGCCCGCCTGGACTGACGTGTGGATCTGCCCGTTTCCGGATGGCCATATCCAGGCAACCGGCCGTGACGCAAAGGGTCGCAAGCAATATCGTTACCATGCGCGCTTCCGCGAGGTGCGGGAAAGCACGAAGTACGAGCACGTGGTCGCATTTGCAGGCATGCTGCCTTCCATTCGGGAAACAGTACGCGAGCACATGGCATTGCGCGGCCTGCCGCGGGAAAAAGTTCTGGCAACCGTCGTGCATCTCCTGGAGACCACGTTGATACGTGTAGGGAATGACGATTACGCCAGGCAGAACAGCAGCTATGGCCTGACCACGTTGAAGAACCGACACGTGGGCGTCGAGGGAAACGAGGTTCGTTTCCGCTTCACCGGTAAAGGGGGCAAACAATGGTCGCTGCGCGTACGAGACCGGCGCGTCGCAAAGATCATTAGGGCCTGTCATGAGCTCCCCGGGCAGGAGCTACTTCAGTACATCGATGAACCAGGCAATTGCCAGGATGTCACATCGACCGACGTGAATGAGTATCTCAAGGCAATTACCGGCAAAGACATTACGGCAAAGGATTTCCGAACCTGGGCGGGGACGGTGCTGGCGGCCATGGCCTTGAGCGAACTCGAGAGCTTCGACAGCGCGGCTCAGGCGAAGCGCAATCTTCGCGGCGCGATCGAGAAAGTCTCCGCACGGCTCGGCAATACGCCGACGATCTGCAGGAAGTGCTACATCCATCCGGAGGTGCTGAATTCCTACATGGATGGAAACCTGGTCCTTGAGATCAAGTCACAAGCCGAGAGCGAGCTTCGGAACGCTGTCGTAAATCTGAAGCCGGAGGAAGCCGCCGTGCTCGCGTTACTGCGCGGCCGGCTCGCCAAAGAGGCGGAGCAGCCGGCCAGCGCCGATCCCAAATTGTTGTCTGGCAAGCGGAGGCGCCCCACAACAAGGGGCCACGTGCCATGCCGAAGGTCGAGAGCAAGGAATGCCCCTCCGGCTCCTTCACCAAACGGCGATGCATGA
- a CDS encoding Ku protein, with translation MHNPNRAFPSRRQIDSRYFEKPYYIMPREEISQESFAVIRDAMSQEGRCRLCARGAVLTRAAVSARADGPRSSRRNAALRTRGPK, from the coding sequence GTGCACAATCCAAATCGAGCATTTCCTTCCCGCCGGCAGATCGACTCGCGATATTTCGAGAAGCCGTACTACATCATGCCGCGCGAGGAGATCAGTCAGGAATCGTTTGCGGTGATCCGAGATGCGATGAGCCAAGAGGGCCGTTGTCGGCTTTGCGCGCGTGGTGCTGTCCTCACGCGAGCGGCCGTTTCTGCTCGAGCCGACGGGCCGCGGTCTTCGCGGCGTAACGCTGCGCTTCGCACACGAGGTCCGAAATGA
- a CDS encoding Ku protein, giving the protein MPACRPYWKGYLKLSFVSCPIALYSAISAAERISFRRVNRRTGHRLKQKLIDSVTGQARRSRQGARL; this is encoded by the coding sequence GTGCCAGCGTGCCGACCCTACTGGAAGGGCTATCTGAAGCTCTCCTTCGTCTCGTGTCCTATCGCGCTCTATTCCGCAATCTCGGCGGCCGAGCGGATCTCCTTCCGGCGGGTCAACCGGCGAACAGGCCATCGCCTCAAACAGAAACTCATCGATTCCGTTACTGGCCAAGCCAGACGCAGCCGACAAGGCGCGCGGCTATGA